One Dioscorea cayenensis subsp. rotundata cultivar TDr96_F1 chromosome 15, TDr96_F1_v2_PseudoChromosome.rev07_lg8_w22 25.fasta, whole genome shotgun sequence genomic region harbors:
- the LOC120278077 gene encoding pentatricopeptide repeat-containing protein At1g61870, mitochondrial-like, with product MATLHHLVRRRLSTSAAAILNPSDPSAILTSYQKSRAALSLLRSSPALSSDHILSICRAAALSPTTHLDRLALSVAVSSLSKKPEFAPTLRSLIDGLPKSPRSLAHAIVLYGQGKLLDDALHVFTSIPSPTVRHLNSLLFACILAGNHPEAARIFRDFPVQYNITPNLETYNTIIKSFCESGYSRSVFSLLDEMLRKKIKPNLTTFTHWLSGLYKDQRFDDVPKVLQLMKKNDSHPGVLSIYNVRIHGLCKLGKAAEAKELFKQMIRNGMKPNWVTFGHMIYGFAKEGDLEESKKLYKEMISRGCTPDSSCYFTLMHYLCLGGDFDAALDVCKESMKRDWIPCFKMMKMLVDGLVSKSKVEEAREIIEKLKEKFSSKADMWKEVEEGLSQ from the coding sequence ATGGCCACGCTTCACCACCTCGTCCGCCGCCGGCTGTCCACCTCTGCCGCTGCCATTCTCAACCCTTCCGATCCCTCTGCCATCCTAACCTCATACCAGAAATCGCGGGCAGCGCTCTCCCTTCTTCGCTCCTCTCCGGCGCTCTCCTCTGACCACATTCTCTCCATTTGCCGTGCCGCCGCCCTTTCTCCGACCACCCACCTCGATCGCCTGGCTCTCTCTGTCGCCGTCTCATCCCTCTCCAAGAAACCAGAATTCGCGCCCACCCTTCGCTCCCTTATCGATGGCCTCCCCAAATCCCCTCGCTCTCTAGCCCATGCTATCGTCCTCTACGGCCAAGGAAAACTCCTCGACGATGCCCTTCATGTGTTCACCTCCATCCCATCCCCCACTGTCCGCCACCTCAACTCCCTCCTCTTCGCCTGCATCCTCGCCGGCAACCACCCGGAAGCCGCCCGCATCTTCCGGGACTTCCCCGTTCAGTACAACATCACGCCCAATCTTGAAACCTATAACACCATTATCAAGTCGTTCTGTGAATCAGGCTACTCTCGCTCTGTCTTCTCACTGCTCGACGAAATGCTCCGGAAGAAGATCAAGCCCAATCTCACCACTTTCACCCACTGGCTCTCCGGCCTGTACAAAGACCAGCGCTTTGATGATGTTCCTAAGGTACTGCAGCTGATGAAGAAGAATGATTCCCATCCAGGAGTGCTGAGCATATACAATGTCAGGATTCATGGGCTTTGTAAGCTGGGGAAGGCGGCCGAGGCAAAGGAATTGTTTAAGCAGATGATTCGAAATGGGATGAAGCCAAATTGGGTGACTTTTGGACACATGATATATGGTTTTGCAAAGGAGGGGGATTTGGAGGAATCCAAGAAGCTCTACAAAGAAATGATAAGCCGGGGGTGCACCCCTGATAGCAGCTGTTATTTCACATTGATGCATTATCTTTGTTTGGGCGGGGATTTTGATGCGGCATTGGATGTGTGTAAGGAGAGTATGAAGAGGGATTGGATTCCATGCttcaagatgatgaagatgcttGTGGATGGGCTTGTGAGCAAATCTAAGGTGGAGGAGGCAAGGGAGATTATTGAGAAATTGAAGGAAAAGTTCTCCAGCAAAGCTGACATGTGGAAGGAGGTGGAAGAAGGTTTGTCACAGTAG
- the LOC120276892 gene encoding N6-mAMP deaminase → MEMEELCRELPKIELHAHLNGSVRDSTLLELAKVLGEQGAIDFSEVEGLIKRRGRSLKECFRLFDIYHKITTDHATVTRITQEVVEDFAAENVVYLELRTTPKQNKAKEMTKRSYVEAVIDGLTAVDSVEVAFLPSTVNARNLTNFLPNEVTYNQTQRKKIFVRLLLSIDRRETTAAAMETVNLALEMKDKGVIGIDLSGNPEVGEWQTFLPALQYAKQKGLQVTLHCGEVRNNREIHSMLDFYPQRIGHACYLEEEHWEKLKVSKIPVEICLTSNLRTERITSFKEHHFADLYKAKHPVSLCTDDVGLFSTTLSNEYYLAASTFEFNKEQVYQLSRNVIEFVFADDEVKRTLAEIYDAAERRFIL, encoded by the exons ATGGAGATGGAAGAGCTGTGCAGGGAGCTGCCAAAAATTGAGCTTCACGCCCACCTCAATGGCTCTGTCAGGGACTCCACTCTTCT AGAGCTTGCGAAAGTTCTGGGCGAGCAAGGTGCTATTGATTTCTCTGAGGTGGAGGGTCTGATAAAAAGGA GAGGCCGGTCTTTAAAAGAGTGTTTCCGACTTTTCGATATATATCACAAAATTACAACTGATCATGCAACTGTGACAAGAATCACACAGGAA GTTGTTGAAGATTTTGCAGCTGAGAATGTTGTTTATTTGGAGCTAAGAACAACACCAAAG CAAAACAAGGCGAAGGAAATGACCAAGCGTTCCTACGTGGAAGCAGTTATTGATGGTTTAACAGCCGTCGACAGTGTTGAAGTTGCTTTTCTTCCTTCCACCGTGAATGCTAGAAATTTAACAAATTTTCTACCAAATGAAGTTAcatataatcaaactcaaagaaagaaaatatttgttCGCCTTCTACTGAGTATTGACCGTCGTGAGACAACTGCAGCAGCAATGGAAACA GTCAATCTAGCATTGGAAATGAAAGACAAGGGAGTAATTGGAATCGATCTTTCTGGTAACCCGGAAGTTGGAGAATG GCAAACTTTCCTACCAGCTCTGCAATATGCTAAGCAAAAGGGGCTTCAAGTTACTCTTCACTGCGGAGAG GTACGTAACAACAGAGAAATACATTCAATGCTGGACTTCTATCCTCAGAGGATTGGGCATGCTTGCTACCTGGAAGAGGAACACTGGGAAAAGTTAAAAGTCTCAAAAATTCCA GTTGAGATATGTTTGACATCCAATCTCCGAACTGAACGCATCACTTCATTCAAAGAGCATCATTTTG CTGATCTTTACAAAGCAAAGCACCCGGTATCGCTATGCACTGATGATGTCGGATTGTTTTCAACCACTCTGTCAAATGAGTATTATCTTGCTGCTTCCACATTCG AGTTCAACAAGGAACAAGTGTACCAGCTATCTCGAAATGTCATTGAATTCGTGTTTGCTGATGATGAAGTGAAGAGAACTCTTGCAGAGATTTATGATGCAGCTGAGAGGAGATTCATACTGTGA
- the LOC120276930 gene encoding protein DELETION OF SUV3 SUPPRESSOR 1(I)-like — translation MSVGVRRASSLFGEMATENKPAAVEEAKMDLFEDDDEFEEFDFDEEWDDKEEGKEGLQQWEDDWDDDDVNDDFSLQLRRELESYAEKK, via the exons ATGAGCGTTGGCGTGCGGAGGGCTTCGTCACTGTTCGGTGAG ATGGCTACTGAGAACAAGCCCGCGGCGGTGGAGGAGGCAAAGATGGATCTttttgaggatgatgatgagtttgAGGAGTTTGATTTCGATGAAG AGTGGGATGACAAGGAGGAGGGCAAAGAAGGATTGCAGCAATGGGAGGACGattgggatgatgatgatgtgaatgACGACTTCTCCCTGCAGTTGAGGAGGGAGCTAGAGAGCTATGCAGAGAAAAAATAG
- the LOC120276658 gene encoding galactose mutarotase-like encodes MAESKKPELFELSNGKITAKLTNVGATITSLLIPDAKGDLADVALGFDSVDTYLDENPVYLGCIVGRVANRIKKGKFKLNGVEYSLAINNPPNIHSLHGGNKGFNRVLWDVTEHKTGENPSITFKYDSKDGEEGYPGDVAVTATYSLPSSSSLKVDMEAVPHNKATPISLAQHTYWNLAGHSSGDILDHSIQIWATQFTPVDETEIPTGEIKAVTGTPFDFLKENKVGSRINEVRGGYDHNYVLDCGEEKLGLKHVAKVKDPKSSRVLNLWADAPGVQFYTGNYLDGITGKHGAKYEKHAGLCLETQGFPNAINQQNFPSVVVKPGETYKHSMLFEFSTE; translated from the exons ATGGCGGAATCGAAGAAACCGGAGCTCTTCGAGCTCAGCAATGGCAAAATCACTGCCAAATTGACCAACGTTGGCGCCACCATCACCTCCCTTCTCATTCCCGATGCTAAAg GGGATCTCGCCGACGTGGCGCTGGGATTCGACTCCGTTGATACTTATCTG GATGAGAATCCTGTATACTTGGGATGCATTGTTGGGAGGGTGGCAAATCGAATTAAAAAAGGGAAGTTCAAGCTCAATGGAGTTGAGTACTCCTTGGCCATCAACAACCCACCCAACATTCACAGTCTTCATG GTGGGAATAAAGGCTTTAACAGGGTATTATGGGATGTTACTGAGCATAAAACTGGCGAAAACCCATCTATCACCTTTAAGTATGACAGCAAGGATGGTGAAGAAG GTTATCCCGGAGATGTTGCCGTTACCGCAACTTACTCTCTTCCTTCAAGCTCCTCACTGAAAGTAGACATGGAAGCAGTGCCTCACAACAAAGCTACACCAATTAGCTTAGCCCAACACACATACTGGAACCTAGCTGGTCACAGCTCCGGTGATATTCTCGACCACTCCATTCAAATATGGGCTACTCAATTTACCCCTGTTGATGAGACTGAAATCCCCACTGGTGAAATAAAGGCAGTAACCGGCACTCCATTCGATTTCTTAAAAGAGAACAAGGTAGGTAGCAGAATCAATGAAGTTCGTGGTGGATATGACCACAACTATGTGCTAGACTGCGGAGAAGAGAAATTGGGATTGAAGCATGTGGCAAAGGTGAAGGATCCTAAGAGCTCAAGAGTCCTGAATCTATGGGCCGACGCACCAGGAGTGCAGTTCTATACTGGGAATTACTTGGATGGAATCACAGGCAAACATGGAGCAAAGTATGAAAAACATGCAGGGCTATGCTTGGAGACTCAAGGATTTCCAAATGCCATAAACCAACAAAACTTCCCGTCTGTGGTAGTGAAGCCTGGTGAGACATACAAGCATTCCATGCTATTCGAGTTCTCAACCGAGTGA
- the LOC120277104 gene encoding phospholipase A I — protein sequence MAISWGLGWKRPSEVFHLLLDYGELDDDPSLSRELPLSPHSSPPHPRISSAGELGFRIDLDWLAGDDEDQIALRLQSQLMVALPPPQDSVVLDLHHNANADADGDLDDGVTVDMKIVTRREPLRSIRMYRTAGSGQQSDGVGVLTRLLRSDLAPAGSGESVLELAEHWKGVTVLDLSGCGLSVLPVELTKLPQLERLYLDNNKLSLLPPELGQLKRLKILSVDNNMLVSVPAELRQCVALVELSLEHNKLVRPLLDFRAMPELCVLRLFGNPLEFLPEILPLHNLRHLSLANIRIEATENIKTINIQIETDTSSSYFIASRHKLSAFFTLVFRFSSCHHPLLASALAKLMEDPSNRVAISKEENAVRQLISMISSDDHHVVEQACFALSSLAADTSLAMQLIKSDIMQPIESVLKSVDTEELISVLRVVVTLAFASDSVAQKMLTRDVLKSLKALCAHRNTEVQRLSLYAVGNLAFCLENRRTLAQSESLRELLLRLIMVHDPCVSKAAARALAILGENESLRRAIKGRPVGRQGLRILSMDGGGMKGMATVQILKQIEQGTGKRIHEMFDLIGGTSTGGMLAVALGIKQMTLDQCEEIYKKLGKLVFTEPTPKDEAATWREKLDQLYKSSSQSFRVVVHGSKHSADQFERLLKEMCADEDGDLLIESAVKAVPKVFVVSTLVSIMPAQPFIFRNYQYPAGTAELPSGMAESPAISAVGSTPHSAQIGRRTASIGSCKHHIWQAIRASSAAPYYLDDFSDDVNRWQDGAIVANNPTIFAMREAQLLWPDARIDCLVSIGCGSVPNKARKGGWRYLDTGQVLIESACSVDRVEEALDTLMPLLPEMRYFRFNPVDERCGMELDETDPSVWLKLEAATEEFIQRNSQSFKNLCDILAPRDQNEEKILEKLKSLNLPKKPTAADLDENSPSLGWRRMVLLVESLYSPDTGKAIHHARSLETFCARSGIRLSLTSNSSGFSKPVTAVPTPFTSPLFTGSFPSSPLVYSPEFGPQRINRIDLVPPLSLDGHQFGKASASPPSSPLASRQPSIPVRSLHEKLQNLPQVGIIHLALQNDLTGAVLSWQNDVFVVAEPGELAERFLQSVKMSLSSMLRSHSRKDVCSLAKVQSVADLVAQWRYFQVGGILHRYIGCQTQVMDDNQEIGAFMFRRTVPATHLTADDVRWMVGAWRDRIIISTGKYGLPPSMVKAFLDSGAKAIISSSVEPPDTEAISFQGSGEYNGLQNGKFVIGDDEAEDEEPPEPTSPISDWEDSDHEKGGGILSMNWMDDDEEELSRFVCVFYDSLFREGNRIDAALQQALRMHPKLRYSCHLP from the exons ATGGCGATTTCCTGGGGTCTTGGATGGAAGCGACCCTCTGAGGTCTTCCACCTTCTCCTTGACTATGGCGAGCTTGACGACGACCCGTCCTTGAGCCGTGAGCTACCCCTCTCGCCCCACTCTTCGCCGCCGCATCCCCGCATCTCATCCGCTGGAGAACTTGGTTTCCGGATCGATCTTGATTGGCTTGCTGGTGATGACGAGGACCAGATCGCGCTTAGGCTTCAGTCGCAGCTCATGGTCGCCTTACCCCCTCCGCAGGACTCCGTTGTACTCGATCTTCATCATAATGCCAATGCCGATGCTGATGGTGATCTTGATGATGGTGTCACGGTGGACATGAAGATCGTGACTCGGAGGGAGCCGCTGAGGTCGATCAGGATGTATAGGACTGCTGGATCGGGCCAGCAGAGCGATGGGGTTGGGGTTCTGACGAGGTTGCTGAGGTCTGACCTGGCGCCGGCTGGGTCTGGGGAGAGTGTCTTGGAATTGGCGGAGCATTGGAAGGGCGTCACCGTGCTAGATTTATCTGGTTGTGGTTTGTCG GTACTTCCAGTAGAGTTGACAAAACTGCCACAGCTTGAGAGGTTATATCTTGATAACAATAAGTTGTCACTTTTGCCACCTGAGCTTGGTCAgttgaaaagattaaaaatcCTAAGTGTTGACAATAACATGTTGGTTTCAGTCCCTG CTGAACTGAGGCAATGTGTTGCCCTGGTAGAATTATCTTTGGAACATAACAAACTTGTACGCCCGCTCCTTGATTTCAG AGCTATGCCCGAACTTTGTGTTCTAAGGCTGTTTGGTAATCCTCTTGAGTTCCTTCCAGAGATATTACCACTTCACAATCTCCGTCATCTTTCGCTTGCGAATATCAGGATAGAGGCTACcgaaaatataaaaaccattaaTATTCAGATAGAG ACTGATACTAGCAGCTCATATTTTATTGCCTCAAGACATAAACTGAGTGCTTTCTTCACTCTTGTCTTCCGTTTTTCTTCTTGTCATCACCCTTTGCTAGCATCTGCTCTTGCTAAGCTCATGGAAGATCCTAGCAATCGAGTAGCAATCAGCAAAGAAGAAAATGCTGTGAGGCAACTTATAAGTATGATAAGCAGTGATGACCATCATGTG GTTGAGCAAGCATGCTTTGCTCTTTCATCACTCGCAGCCGATACTTCTTTGGCTATGCAGCTGATTAAATCAGACATAATGCAACCTATTGAATCAGTTTTGAAATCAGTTGACACAGAAGAATTGATTTCAGTGCTGCGAGTTGTTGTCACCTTGGCATTTGCTTCTGATAGTGTAGCTCAAAAGATGCTGACTAGAGATGTACTAAAATCATTAAAAGCTCTTTGTGCGCACAGGAACACAGAG GTGCAACGATTATCCCTATATGCTGTTGGTAATCTAGCTTTCTGTTTAGAGAATCGTCGCACCCTAGCTCAATCTGAAAGCTTGCGTGAACTATTACTACGCCTTATTATGGTACATGATCCCTGCGTGAGCAAGGCTGCTGCACGTGCTCTGGCAATTCTAG GAGAAAATGAGAGTTTGCGTCGAGCAATAAAAGGAAGGCCAGTGGGGAGGCAAGGATTACGTATACTTTCAATggatgggggtggtatgaaggGAATGGCTACTGTCCAGATTCTTAAGCAAATAGAACAAGGTACAGGAAAACGCATACATGAAATGTTTGACCTAATAGGCGGCACATCTACTGGTGGCATGCTTGCAGTTGCCCTTGGAATCAAGCAAATGACCTTGGATCAGTGTGaagaaatttacaaaaaattgG GAAAGCTTGTGTTTACTGAACCCACCCCAAAAGATGAAGCTGCAACTTGGAGAGAGAAGTTGGATCAACTGTATAAAAGTTCATCTCAGAGCTTCCGTGTGGTTGTTCATGGTTCTAAA CACAGCGCAGATCAATTTGAAAGGCTGCTCAAAGAGATGTGTGCTGATGAGGATGGGGACCTTTTGATAGAATCTGCTGTAAAGGCTGTTCCAAAAGTTTTTGTGGTCTCAACTTTGGTCAGTATTATGCCAGCTCAACCATTTATCTTCCGAAATTATCAG TATCCGGCTGGCACTGCTGAGCTTCCTTCTGGAATGGCAGAAAGTCCAGCAATAAGTGCAGTTGGATCTACTCCTCACAGTGCTCAAATTGGTCGTCGAACTGCTTCCATTGGAAGCTGCAAGCATCATATATGGCAAGCAATAAGAGCATCATCTGCTGCACCATACTATCTTGATGATTTCTCTGATG ATGTTAATCGCTGGCAAGATGGCGCTATTGTAGCCAATAATCCTACCATTTTCGCCATGAGAGAAGCACAGCTTTTATGGCCTGATGCTCGAATTGATTGTCTGGTTTCAATTGGATGTGGTTCAGTTCCCAATAAG GCCCGGAAAGGTGGTTGGCGTTACCTGGATACAGGACAAGTGTTGATTGAAAGTGCATGTTCAGTTGATCGTGTAGAGGAAGCACTAGATACTTTAATGCCATTGCTTCCTGAAATGCGTTATTTCCGGTTTAATCCAG TTGATGAAAGATGCGGTATGGAGCTAGATGAGACTGATCCTTCTGTCTGGCTCAAGTTGGAAGCGGCAACTGAGGAGTTTATTCAAAGGAACTCtcaatctttcaagaatttatgTGACATTTTGGCTCCAAGAgatcaaaatgaagaaaaaattctAGAAAAGTTAAAATCTCTAAACTTGCCCAAGAAGCCCACTGCTGCAG ACCTTGATGAGAATAGTCCTTCATTAGGTTGGAGACGGATGGTACTCCTTGTTGAGTCTCTGTATAGTCCGGATACTGGAAAGGCAATACACCATGCCCGTTCACTAGAAACATTTTGTGCTCGTAGTGGTATTAGATTGTCCCTCACAAGTAATTCATCGGGATTTTCCAAGCCTGTGACTGCAGTTCCTACACCATTTACATCACCATTGTTTACTGGAAGCTTTCCTTCAAGTCCACTCGTATATAGTCCTGAATTTGGTCCCCAGAGAATAAACCGAATTGATTTAGTCCCTCCACTTAGCTTGGATGGCCATCAATTTGGCAAGGCATCAGcatctccaccatcatctccatTGGCATCCAGGCAACCTTCTATACCTGTTCGATCACTACATGAGAAGCTGCAGAATCTGCCCCAGGTGGGCATCATACATTTGGCGCTTCAAAATGATTTGACAGGCGCAGTTTTAAG CTGGCAGAATGATGTGTTTGTGGTTGCTGAACCTGGAGAACTTGCAGAAAGATTTCTTCAGAGTGTCAAGATGAGCTTGTCATCAATGCTCCGTAGTCACAGCCGAAAGGATGTATGTTCCTTAGCTAAGGTTCAATCTGTGGCTGATTTGGTTGCACAATGGCGATATTTTCAAGTTGGAGGAATACTCCACCGGTATATAGGATGCCAAACACAA GTCATGGATGACAACCAAGAAATAGGTGCGTTTATGTTTCGAAGAACAGTTCCTGCCACACATTTAACTGCTGATGATGTCCGTTGGATG GTTGGCGCATGGAGAGACAGAATTATAATCTCCACTGGTAAGTATGGTTTACCTCCGAGCATGGTGAAGGCTTTCCTAGATTCAGGTGCCAAAGCCATCATATCATCATCAGTTGAACCTCCTGACACGGAGGCAATATCCTTTCAAGGATCCGGCGAATATAATGGCCTTCAGAATGGCAAGTTCGTCATTGGAGATGATGAGGCCGAGGATGAAGAACCCCCAGAACCAACCAGTCCTATTAGTGACTGGGAAGACAGTGATCATGAGAAGGGTGGTGGTATTCTGTCCATGAATTGGATGGATGACGATGAAGAAGAACTATCCCGCTTTGTTTGCGTTTTTTATGATAGTTTGTTCAGGGAGGGGAACAGGATTGATGCCGCATTGCAACAAGCACTTCGCATGCACCCAAAGCTGAGATACTCATGCCATCTACCTTAG
- the LOC120277245 gene encoding la-related protein 6C produces the protein MAQEKKAEEIIITASTSHKEPTTNPSFKFNAHAPEFVPRSLPQMPVSGYFYPYLQFLGNGVGDWIYFAEQDPSSFVAGSHARTAVSTKSNNDVVQKIVKQVEYQFSDTNLIASDFLMKIMNKDPEGYVPMSVIASWKKIKSLGINHQMLIKALRTSTKLIVSDDGKKVRRKQLFTERDKEELQSRTVIVENLPDDYTRQSLEKMFNVVGSVKNVRICHPQDPNTARSSKSDVLISNKLHALVEFESADQAEKAVEKLNDERNWRKGLRVRAMLRRTPRSVIKGQRFDYDHFDVNTEDEQSPPSHQSLSSPRHIDQLLEETIVEDNQNGIRRSWGRGRAKTLSSVQSHNGRGILSQAPQSGASLGMQLESIGKQTPQGPRMPDGTRGFTMGRGKPLNTPVLAATDARSLQL, from the exons ATGGCACAAGAGAAGAAAGCAGAGGAGATCATCATCACTGCTTCCACTTCCCACAAAGAACCCACCACTAATCCTTCTTTTAAGTTCAATGCCCATGCTCCAGAGTTTGTCCCAAGATCACTACCCCAGATGCCAGTCTCTGGTTATTTTTATCCTTATCTCCAGTTCCTTGGCAATGGCGTCGGTGATTGGATTTATTTCGCCGAGCAAGATCCCTCTAGTTTTGTTGCTGGTTCTCATGCTAGAACTGCTGTCAGTACTAAGAGTAACAATGATGTTGTTCAGAAGATTGTCAAACAGGTTGAGTATCAGTTTAGTGATACTAATTTGATTGCTAGTGATTTCTTAATGAAGATCATGAATAAAGATCCTGAAGGTTATG TTCCAATGTCTGTTATTGCATCTTGGAAGAAGATAAAGTCTCTTGGTATCAATCATCAAATGTTGATCAAAGCTCTTCGAACCTCGACAAAGCTT ATTGTGAGTGATGATGGGAAGAAAGTTAGGCGCAAACAGCTATTCACAGAAAGAGACAAGGAAGAATTGCAG TCACGCACTGTCATTGTAGAAAACTTACCTGATGATTATACACGCCAAAGTCTAGAAAAGATGTTCAATGTTGTTGGAAG TGTAAAGAATGTTCGCATTTGCCATCCCCAAGATCCAAACACTGCTAGATCTTCAAAGAGTGATGTGTTAATCAGTAATAAG TTGCATGCGTTAGTGGAGTTTGAATCTGCAGATCAAGCTGAAAAAGCA GTTGAGAAGTTAAATGATGAAAGAAATTGGCGAAAAGGTCTCCGTGTTAGAGCCATGCTCCGACGCACT CCAAGATCAGTCATCAAAGGCCAAAGATTCGATTATGATCATTTTGATGTAAACACCGAAGATGAGCAGTCACCGCCTTCTCATCAGTCATTAAGCTCACCTCGACATATAGATCAACTACTGGAAGAGACTATT GTTGAAGACAATCAGAATGGAATAAGAAGAAGTTGGGGCCGAGGCCGAGCGAAGACACTGTCTTCGGTTCAGAGCCACAATGGCCGTGGTATACTTTCCCAAGCTCCGCAATCTGGTGCAAGTCTTGGCATGCAATTGGAATCAATTGGCAAACAAACTCCACAAGGACCAAGAATGCCAGATGGTACAAGAGGATTCACAATGGGGCGTGGTAAGCCACTCAATACTCCAGTCTTAGCAGCAACTGATGCTCGTTCACTTCAGCTATGA
- the LOC120277244 gene encoding uncharacterized protein LOC120277244, producing MAASPSPVKIGTRGTVASLVSKEIEYFQKLDIVHQERSQNLKTVITNIVTRNKKKVAGRGGFLPSICSAVEISNSTIRADRVAEISYKNLRSESKRFIYN from the coding sequence ATGGCTGCATCACCATCTCCAGTGAAAATTGGCACTCGAGGCACCGTCGCATCCTTGGTCTCCAAAGAGATTGAATACTTTCAGAAACTCGACATCGTTCATCAAGAAAGATCACAAAATCTAAAGACAGTGATCACAAACATAGTAACaaggaacaagaagaaggtGGCTGGCAGGGGAGGATTCCTACCGAGCATTTGCTCTGCTGTGGAGATTAGTAACAGTACCATTAGAGCTGATAGAGTTGCAGAAATCAGCTACAAGAATCTGCGAAGTGAAAGCAAAAGGTTTATTTATAACTAG